The Lutra lutra chromosome 16, mLutLut1.2, whole genome shotgun sequence genome segment GCGCACAGATCTCACACGTTTACACCcatgtacacacgcacacactcataCCAATCGCACAGTGATGGGTGTGTCCCTTTGGTGGCCAGTGCCCCTCCAAGTGGGGACTCGTGAGCGGTACGGGGGAGCTTTTTTACAGCAAGGGAGAGACCCAGACACCCAGTGGAGGAGCCTGCCCAAGCCCGGTGTCGGGCAAGGAGCTCACCCCGTGGATGACGTAGCCAGGGTCACTGTACATGAGCAGTGGGGTGATCCTGGGGTTCCCGGCATAGTGGAGGGACTTGGGGAAGGACTCCTTCTTGTAGACGTGGAGTTTGGGGTGGGCGTCCTTGAGGACCTCATACACCTTGTCCAGCATCCCTTCCTTGGGGAGCAGCATCCCGTTGGGCCCGTAGTCCAGGAACTCAAATGCAATGTCCTTGAAGGTGAAGTTGGGGAACGCGTGGAACTCCACCAGGTCCTGGGCCTGCTTGTGGACGGTGGTCATGCCGTGGTCGGACGTGACAATCAGGTCCAGGCTGCCCTCCAGGCCGGTCCTCCTGATGCTGTCCCGAAGGTAGCCCACCGTCCTGTCCACCTGCATCACCATGTCCTTCCTCTGCTGGGACTCGGGGCCGTACTTGTGGCCCGTGGAATCTGGCTCCCCAAAGTAGAGCGTGACCAGGTCCAGGCCCTCGTCAGTGAACCATTTCATCACCGCATCGATGTTGGCCCTCCACTCCTGCTCGTCCTTGTAGTTGTGCAGAATGCCTTCCTTCCGGCTCAGGGTCACCGCCGTGCCTTGGTAGGTGACGTTCCCGCCGGGGTAGAAGAAGGAGCCAGTCTTTAAGCCCTGCCAGGGAAGGGGGCATTAAAGCCACAGGCCTCCTTGGGCttgtccctcacccccaccagcTCCTGTCGCAGTCGCTGCTGCCCCCCTGCCTGCCGCCTCTCCTCTTGCCTACTCACTCAGCCCTGCTCCCGCCGCAGGCACCGGCCTCTTATAACTCTTACGTTCCACGGGTGAAACTGATTTTATAGAGGAGGGAGCCGGTGCCCAGGGGACCCAGCACTAGTGACATAATGGGTACAGAGATGTCCCCAGGTATGCAGCGTCCTCATCGTCACCATGGCCCTGGGTCCCCACGGCGGAGCTGCCCGGACAGCCCTCCCCTTCTGGCCTGGAGCCTGGCCTCTCCCGACTATATTCTCGTCCAGGCCCTTCTACCTATGTCCCCTCGCCTGCCCTTCCGGCCTGGCCACCCATCCGTCTTTGCATACATTGATGGCGGCTTTATTTAGGGACCCTCTCCCTGGAACCACAGAGGTCCGAGCTTGCCCTGTCTGCATATCCGCTTCCCAGCTGCCCTTCTGTTTCCACTGGGCACCATGTCATGCCCAGCTCTTGGCTCTGACTTTGAGCGTGAGCCTGACGTCCGGGTAGCTCCTTCCAGAGCGAAGGGACCCCCCGACCTGAGCGGACGCCCTGCCCAGAGGATGGGCGTAGGCTCCGAAGTTCATTCTGGGGTCATCTTGAAAACCTGCGTTTGACCTTGTTGGCGAGCAGCCACACCTCCGGGGCCAGGGATCCCCCAGAGCGTTGCAGGATGGAGAGGTTCCTGGGTTCGGCACTACAATCCACCCCTTACTGACCCGTTGCCCCTGGAAGTTGGTGGCCCAGCCCGGAGAGGAGTTCCCCTGAAGGGGGAAGGCAGAAAGCGGTTTCATTGTGAGATGCCCTTTTGTTGAGTGAACTTATCTTTCCTGTGTGGACGCCCTCTCCCAGAGTCTGGGGCCCAGTGCtgctgttttccttcccttcggGAGGGTGGAGCCATCCCCTCGGGTCTGGGGCTGCAGGGGGGACTGGGCAGGGCCACGGAGCCTGCAGGCGGTTGCTTATCCACACCCGGCACTCACCGCCCTCGGGGCCCCACTTAATACCCCTCAGTGCTgtcagcccaggaccctggggccggGATCTCACAGGGTCACAGCCTTTCTGGGCCGGGTCCTCCCGTCCCCTGTCCTCCGACTGCCGTCCGTGGGCTCGGGGCCCGCACTACCTGTCGCTGGGCCGTGATCCAGATGGGTATGCTGCCGTTGTCCCACCAGCTCTCGATGCCCAGGGTGGCGTGGTAGGGCAGCTTCACCTTGCTGGTGGTGTTGTAGTACATGTTGTGGACAACCCCGTGGTTCTCGATGTATTTGCCTGCGGGGAGAAGACGGCAGAGGGGAGGTaggaggtgggagggcaggagggaagcgGGCAGGCTTTCCCATAcgaggccaggggtggggggagtccccGTTCGGGGTCCCAGACACAACCTCTCCAGCCCCGAGTCTCCACGACCCCTTCCAGCCGCTTCTCCTACAGCTGAACGTGCACACAGGTGTGCCAATGTCATCTGTAGCCTTGTGGATTTTAGCAAAGATCGGGAGCGACCCAGATGGCTATCGGGAGGGAACTAATGAACAGTTACGGCCCAGGCAGAAACAGAATCCCAGACATTTAAATGCCTCACGCGGAGCTCCATCCACGAGCTCTTTTCTAAAATTCACTTTGTGCGCGGGATGCACAGTCACTCATGCCCGGAAGCTACAGCAGGAGGGACGTTAAGCCGcgtgcccctccccccgcgtcCCCCTCCATGATCTAGTAAGGAAACAGGTTCCGTGCGGGAAGATGCTCGCAGCGGGGGCCCCGGTCACAGAATGCTGGCACGTGGATGAACGTCTGTACTGAATCGGGGGTCTCCCCCTGAGGTCGCGGTCACCTGGAGCCTCAGCATGGGACCTTGCTTGGAAATAAGGTCATTGCCGACGTGACGAGTTAGGTTAGGATGAGGGCAGTCTGAGTCACCGTGGGCCCCGTGTCTGTGCACGAACACCCTCACAAGACGAGGAGACAGCTGGGGCTGGAGAGACAGGCCACGGAAGTGCCACGGAGGCTGGGAGTGGCAGGTAGGGTCCCCCAGACTCTCCCGAGGGAGCGTGGCCCTCCTGACACCTTCATGCTAGACGTCCAGCCCAAAAAGAGCCATGGTTTGAGGGCGTCTCCGGGGTCGGCGTGGGAACAGCAAGAACCTCAGGTTCATCTCTCCTGCCCGTCTGGAGCCCGGCCACACTCACTTCCTCCAGAAGCCCTCCTGCGTGGACACCTCGGTTGGGGGTCACTGTTTAAAATGGGACCGCTGGGCATTTTGATGCCTTGTGTAAGTTCCCGCCAACAGTGAAGCTTGCTGATGACCCCCCTTGGCCGTGCTGTGTCTCCAGGGACAGCATCCCCTCCTCGGTCTCCTTTGTCCCTGTACGGTGCCTGGAGGACTGGGCTCCGTGCAGGCACTGGGTTCCCTCCTcagtcccctccctgtccccaggccccagccagAGGCGCATGCTCACCCGTGACCAGGGTGAAGTGGCAGGGGCTGGTCATGGTGACGAAGGCTGGCGTCATGTAGCGGGCCTTCACTCCATCCAGCGCCATGGCATCCAGGTTTGGGGTTTGTACGTCCTGGTCATAGTTCCAGCGGAAACCGTCGAAGGACACGAGCAGCAGCTTATTCTGGGAACCCCTCCTTCCGAGCGGAGCCCCTGCCCCTGGAGCCGGGAGGGTGGCCAGAGCCAGGGCCAAGAAGACAGCCAAGCGCCCCGACATGAAGACGTTCAGGTTGGTTCCTGATGAGGAACAAAGTCCCAGGGTCAGCCGGGCCGGTCTTGCCCTGCGCCTCCGTGAACACGAGACTATGCACATACCCGCTTCTCAGGAGACAGCCCTGGTCACCATGTGCCTGCCACCCTAGCCCAGCCCTCACATGGCATCTGCCTTTATTGCCAGCAGAGCCTTCTGGGCTGGCTGCTCCTCCCCTCCATTCCCCGCCCCTGTGCACACCCGTCCTTGTGGGGAGGATAGGGACCAGTCCCAGAGGCCTGGAGAGCAGAAGGGGCTACTCCATCCCACAGGCCTGGGTCCACTCCACCTGTCCTAGCCACTCTTGGTCTCTGTGCCCTGCTCTCCCTGACCCCAGAGCACTGGGAGGGGCCCCCTCCAGCTTCTAAGTTAGGGAGAGATCTAGGGTGTCTGGGTCTCAGGCCTGCCTCGGTCAGGCTCTAGGCTAGGCTTCCCAGGACCTGGGAGCCAAGGACCAGAAGCTCAGCCCAAGCCTGGCTTTGTCCACGGGAGCCCCAGCTTAGGCGAGCTCCTTTCCCTGCCATGCCCGTGAAGGGGCGTCCTGGGATGCGCTGGGCTTGCTACAGCCTGGTAGCCCGGGTTAGTGCCCACACCTGCCTCCTGGGGTCCCATGGAACCTCGGATGGGCACACAGATGTGGGTAATCTCACTTGTGGACTTCATCCACGAGGGGCTCAGAAGAGGGGGTCCCTTGTTACCTGTGCTCATGGGGGTGGGTGTGCATGGGAGAGGGACCCCTGAGTTCAGGGTGCACCCTCTCCCACCTCCGTCGctgtctctgtccttctccctctctcggaACCTACGAAGCATGTTCTGTGAGCCAGACATGGTTCTCAATTTGGGGGACCCAGCAGAGAATGAGACAGGTGAGTGAGTAAGTAAAACAGTGAGGCTGGGGGAGAGCCAGTacctggggaggggtggtggtggccaGGGACGAGTCAGGATGGCACGGGTAGGAGCCCGGGGAGTGGGGTCAGGGGAAGGTCCTGGCTCCTGGTGGGCTGTGGAACTGAccacagggagggcaggagggggtggTGGCCCAGAACAGTGTGGCTGCTGGGGCAGTGACAGATGCCAcaggcgtgggggggggggtttgctgTGCTATAGGGCTTGTGGCCAGActgcaggtgggggagggctgggtctGCCCCCCAGGAGCCGGGGTGATGGGGTTTGTGTGCGCACCCGGAGGTCAGAGTCCAGGTGGACGGTGAAGGACAACAAGCATTCCACCCGGGAGGCGTCCCGTGGGTGGTACGACCCGATTCACCTGTGCACCTGCCCACATCGGCTCTACCTTACGACCGGCTGCAGCAAGCAGATGTGGTCATCAGGCGATTCCCAGCTCCCCGGCCCCACCGAGTGGATCAGAGCCTCCTCGGAGGTGTGGCCCAGGGACCACAGGTGCAGATTCTCGGGCCCTCCCCTGGAAACCCGCTGAAACACACCCTGGGGAGGAATCCTCAAACACAGCGGACCCTGACAACGCGGGAGAGGCGGACAGCAGGGCTCCTACAACAGCGCGGAGCggccggggctgggctgggctgggctgtcaGGTGGTGGGCCAGGGCACAGCAGGTGCGGGACCGTGGAGGTGCTCACCCTCCCTCCCACGGCACAGAGCCCCAACTCCAGGGATCGACCGGGCAGCTGTGCTCTGGGAGAGAACAGCGGGGCCACGTTTACACTGGTGTTGGGGGGCAAGGACCGGGGTCTGACATCCCAGGAGGCCTGCGGGATGGATGCGGGCAGCAGAGTGGGTAGGGAAGCCTTCCAGGTAGGGGGTGGACGTGCAGGTGAAGAACTGCCGGGTTCCCAAGGGCGGTGAAATGGAGGATGGGCGAGGTCGGGCTGGAGACAAGGGGGTAGGTCATGGAGGAGCCTGTATCTTATAGATTAGTAGTCTTCCAGAATAAAATGGCTGCCAAgaataaagactacatttcccagcatccccTTCAGCGCGGCTGGGTCATGTGACACATTCTGACCAATGGGGAAGAAAAATGTCACGCGACAGCCAGGCTCTGCCTTGTGGAGTCTTCCTCTCGGTGGCGCCTGCCGCTGCGGGGCCGCCCCGGGCTGGACGGCGAGGGGCTCCCGGGCAGCGCGTGTGTGCGCCGAGGGGCGGTCCCCGAGGGCGTCCTGGATGGCGTGGGCGGCAGCCCCGTAGGGAGACGCGCACGCACCCTGCCTTGCTCCTTCCGTCGGGCTCCGCGGGGTCCGGCCCGGGCTCTGGGCGGCTTGGCTGGGTGTGAGCGGGCGGGACCCGAGGGGCAGgccgcggggggcggggcgggcaggAGAGGAGTCGGGCCGACGCTGTGGCCCGGGGGCAGGCCCGGGCTCCGGCACGCGTGCCCAGACCTGGCGTGGGTTTGGGCCAGCGGGTGCGTGCAGGGGTGAGGGTGAGCAGGGCCTCGGGGACGCGGTGTCACCGcgcacctcccccccccccccccgcccccggtgGCGCTGGCTGTGGATTCAAGTTCTGCTCCCCCTCGCCTACCTGCCTGGGGCCGGCCTGGAGGTGGCGGGAAAGGCCTCTCCTCGGCCTCCTCCGCGGCTCAGCGCGCATCCCCCCTTCACCTCCCGGGAGGCTCTCCCCCGCCggttccctctccctgccatggCCTCTGAGAGCACGACCGCAAGCAGAGGGTGTACTCGCACCCGAAGCCAGCAGTGCCGGGGCATTTCCGCAGACCGGGCCCTGGCTTACCGGGAGCTCATCCAGGCTTCCGGGTGGTTCTGGAAGGCAGGAGCGGTAATATGCTCGCTTTATGGGTGGGGAAGCCGAGGCCGGCACGCGGCATAGAGGAGGAGCCAGGCGGCACGACCCTGCTGCGACCCCCTTCTTAATGCCGTCAAGGCACCAGCCGCTGAGGACCCTCATGTCAGGCTTTGAGgctgttaacttttttttcttttcttagatttatttacttgggagagagagagagagcacaggcaaggggagcagcagagggagagggagaagcagacccctgccgaggagggagcccgatgcaggactcgatcccaggacctgagatcatgacctgagccataggcagatgcttcaccgactgacccccccacaccacccaggtgtcccgctgACTTCTTTTAAACCCAGTGCAGCTATCACCATGGTGCTATCACTGACTTTCCCTCTTGTGTTCACATTACTTCCTTGGGGTGCGCTGCCCTGGAAGGGCCCTTGGACAAGGAGGGAGAGGCTGCTTGGTGCGTCGAGTCCTCTTGCTGTCAGGAACGGCTTAGGCTGTGAGTCTCTGGTCCCACCAGCCACGAGCTGTCCCATCTCCTCTGCCCCACGGTGTccattgggttttttttattcctttcgtGTCCTTGACATACAGTGATGTCTGAAAGTGTACCTCAGAGAGGCTCGGAGATTTTCCACGCCCCACCTCCTTAGCTCTGCTCCCCACGGGCAGAGTGCCGATCTCTCGGACTGTCGAGCAGGGGGTCCAAGTGGCCATCGCATCCTGGGCCTTCATCGGTTCTGTGTGTATTTTgtaatgtgtgtgtttttggAATCTGCACTCTTGACTTTTTCGCAGGCATTTGTCATTTCTGTTTGTCACTCGTAACTTTCCCTGCCCTCTTGCACATTGGTCATTCTTCAGGTAGATGGTAGACCCAACGCTCCCCGAAGACGGGGCTTGCCATACTGTTCACGTCGCATCCCCGGAGCCTGGCATGAGGACCGGCCCAGAGTAGGCTTCGCCCGGTACTTGTTGGACAAGTAAATATGCTGCTTGGAAGGAGAATTTGTGCAAACATCTACTGTACTTTTGGTTagggagaacatttttaaaaaataaactctttatttGACGACAACCTGAGGCTTGTGGAAACATCGCGAAGATGGTCGGGTTCCCGCACGCCGCCCGCCTGGTTTCCTGCGCTGGTGACATGTTGCATCCTGCGGCGTGTTTGCACGGCGGCGCGAGCGTGTGGGTAAGTCATCATCCTGTTCGATGTTGACAAGACCTCGTTAGGCTCAGGTTACTCCGTGCCTGCCCTGCTGCCCTGGCCCTGTTCCAGGATCCTGTTAGGTCATTGCCGTGTCCCCTGCGTCCCTCTGGGGTGTGATCGTTCCTCAGActctccttgtttttgatgacatGGACGGTTTGGAGATGTGCTGGTCAGGCGTTCTGTAGAGCGTCCCTCTGTTGGCattatctgttctttttcctttgattacACGGGGGTTTTGGGGCTtgcggggaggggcacagagataAAGAGTCGCTGCCATTATATCATAACAAGGGTACGTCTTATCACCGTGACTCATCGCTTCGGCGTGACCTTTTCACCACGATCGCATCTCCGGGTGTCTCCGCAGGACGGTTCTCCTTTCTCGCGCTCTGTTCTTTGGAAGGAAGGTCACCGTGTGCCCCGCACACTTTGGGGGCGAGGGGTCGTGCCCCACCTCCATGGGGACAGAGGGTCTACACCGGTTGTTTGGAGTTCTGAGCGGGAGACTCGTGTCTTCTCTCCATTTGTCCATCCGTTTAGTGAGTTATGCCAGCACGGGCTCACGGATGTCTCTTTCGAGGTGGGGATTATAACCCGATGCTCCCTGTCCTATCCCCTTGCTCTAACTGCTTCCTCTTTGGCCACCGGGAGCTCTTTCTGTGGGCTCCTGGGTCCCTTGTTATGCCCGGCGCTTTGTGTCCTCAAGCCCATCCTTGTCCTCTAGGACCAGAGGGTgtccaggctcccctcccctgTTTGCCGCCCTAGCCCTGGAATCAGGCGTTTCTCAAGGACCCTGGTTCCTTTTCTTGGCACTGATATTAGAGGCCAAGAGTTGGGTGTGACAAGTGACAGTGCCCTTGTTTCTGGCCGTACCGTCTCCTGGTAcggtgcccagcacacagtaggcaggAAGGTGGCGTGGGTGGTGTGAGCAGAAGAGTGATGTCTCCAAACCAGGATAGTCCTGGGCAGGTGCGGCCTGTCAGGGAGCCCCCGACACCCCGACACCCTGTCAGGGAGCTAGGGGTTGGACACGGGAGCAGGTGCTCTGGCCGGGGGCCATCCCCTCTGTTGAAGGCGTGTGGAAGTCCTGATCCCCTACGCTCCCCATGTCCACGGTGACAGGTGGCAAACTTGGGTCTAATGGGCCTCTCCCAGTGCCCTGTCCATGCCCCTTCGGAGTGAAGGCTGTGGTGTTGCCAACACACTGTTTCCTGGAGAGGAGTGTTGCCATCAGGATGGAAGTAAAGAATTTGACTTGGGGGCTTGGCAGATGCCCCTTTCCTAACAGGGACCCTGATGCCGCCGTTGCCATGCCAGCCGCCTTGGGAGGGGGGGCCCTGGGAACTGGGGCCCTGGGAACTGGGACCCTGGGAAAGGGGACCCTGGGGGCTGGCCGGGGAGCTTCATCCTCGTGTCCCTGGGAGGCCTGAGCCATGGAGCCTGGGACAGGTGTctgggggggcagtgggaggccATCAGGAGCCACACGCAGACAGGCCTGGGCTCAGCAGGTGCACCGCCAGGAGGCATCATGATCTTTTTGACCACGGTGGTGTTCCGGTGGGGAGAGACAGTGGCCTGGGGCTGGCGGTTCCTTCCCAAAGGGCCACAGCAGTCCCGTGTTCAGCTGCCCAGCGGCTCTGTGGGGGGAGAAGGAGctgagagaagcagcctcccccctccctctgctggagAGATTAGCAGACCCCCCCCAGTgaacccctccctctgctggagAGATTAGCAGACCGCCCCCAGTgaacccctccctctgctggtgcGGGCGGTGGTGACCCCCTTGCCCACTGCAACGGGGACCTGCCTGCTGCTGGTTGTTCCCGACACCGGGCCCGGCCCAACCTCACGACAGCAGGTCATTAGCGCGACCGTCCACTCCGGCAGGGGCTGCGGGCTGCGGCCTCTCACTCCTGCTCAGGAGCTTTATCTCTGCCGCCACCTCGCCTCCAGCTAAATGAGGATTAATATTTTAACAGGATTATGTGCTGTGGGTTAGCAGGACTCTCTGGGGACTCCCGGTGCTCCCCTCCCTCacagcccttcccctcctccctggcctccctcctgGTGTGCGGGGAGACGGGGTCCTGAGGTcggtgcggggggggggtggctagGGCTGCCTGGTTCTGGActccagggtggggggtgggcgggagGGCTCTGGGCTGTGGGGACAGTTTGTCTTGAAGAGGGGGTCTGTCCCAGGGTAGGGATGGCCCTGCAGGGCGAGTTCCCTGAAGACACCAGACCAccatgggggagaagggaggaggac includes the following:
- the ENPP7 gene encoding ectonucleotide pyrophosphatase/phosphodiesterase family member 7, producing MSGRLAVFLALALATLPAPGAGAPLGRRGSQNKLLLVSFDGFRWNYDQDVQTPNLDAMALDGVKARYMTPAFVTMTSPCHFTLVTGKYIENHGVVHNMYYNTTSKVKLPYHATLGIESWWDNGSIPIWITAQRQGLKTGSFFYPGGNVTYQGTAVTLSRKEGILHNYKDEQEWRANIDAVMKWFTDEGLDLVTLYFGEPDSTGHKYGPESQQRKDMVMQVDRTVGYLRDSIRRTGLEGSLDLIVTSDHGMTTVHKQAQDLVEFHAFPNFTFKDIAFEFLDYGPNGMLLPKEGMLDKVYEVLKDAHPKLHVYKKESFPKSLHYAGNPRITPLLMYSDPGYVIHGRLNVQFNKGEHGFHNEAMDMKTIFRAVGPSFRRGLEVEPFESIHVYELMCHLLGIVPEANDGFLSTLLPTLWEASNRPQSTPSGSALLPTGRPPVVTGLLVAVMLLAKVA